Within the Nocardioides humi genome, the region GGACTCGTCGACTTCCGACTCCCCCTCCTCCACGGTGCCGTCGGTGGCGATCTTCGCCCCGGGTCGCACGAGGAGCAGGTCGTCGACCTGGACTTGCGAGGTGGGGACCTCGACGGGCTCGCCGTCGCGGAGCACGGTCGCCATCGGAGGGGCCAGGTCCAGCAAGGTACGGATCGCGTCGTTGGCGCCGCCTCGTGCGCGCATCTCGAACCAGTGTCCGAGCAGCACGAACGCAGTGAGCATGACCGCGGCTTCGTAGAAGACTTCGCCGCCACCGGTGAGGGTGACCCCGAGGGAGTAGAGCCAGCCGGCGCCGACGGCTACGGCGACCAGCACCATCATGTCCAGGGTCCTGGCGCGAAGTGCTCGCCAGGCGCCGTCGAAGAAGATCCAGGCGGAGTAGAAGATGACCGGCAGGGACAGGATCAAGGTGAAGATGTCGTCGCGCATCCCGAACGGGGCTGCTGCGTCGAAGCCGAGCATGTCGCGTCCCATCGGGGAGTACAGCGAGACGGGTATGGCGAGCAGCACGGCGACGAGGAACCGGTTGCGCATGTCACGGACCATGTCGGCCATCGACATCGCCCCGTGTCCGCCGTGGCCCATCGCGTCGTGCGGTGACGAGACGGGCGTAGCCGGGCCGGTAGGGCCGGTGTGCTCGTCGTGTCCGGCGTGCGGGTCGTGTTCGCCGTGCGCGACCTGCTGAGCGTGGTCGACGTGGTGATCATGACCTGGTTCGAGCATCGGGTCGCATACGTGGCTGGGAACAGACTGCCCGGCGCAGTGGAAGCCGCACTCGCGGACCCAGTCCCGCAGCTCGCTGATGCTGGTGCGGTTCGGGTCGTAGGTGACGGTGGCGGTCTGGGCGACCGGGTTGGCGGCCACGGAGTGCACGCCGGGCTGGCGTGACAGCACCTTCTCGGCGATGTTCTTGCTGGTCGCCCATTGGACCCCGGACACCTCGAGGACTGCGGTTGCTCGTCCGTCGCGCCGCGCGTCGGTGTCGTGGTCGGTGCTGGGGTGTTCGTGCTGGGTCATCGTCCTGCCTCCACCTTGGGAAGGTTGTTCTTGGCCGAGTCGTGATCGAGGTGGGGCGTCTCGGTCGATTGCGTGGAGACGGCCTGGAACCGGCGTAGGCGCAGGCTGTTGGACACCACGAACACCGAGGAGAAGGCCATGGCGGCCCCAGCGATGAGCGGGTTGAGCAGGCCGAGTGCGGCCAGGGGCAGTGCCGCGACGTTGTAGGCGAAGGCCCAGAACAGGTTGCCCTTGATGGTGCGCAGCGTGCGGCGGGACAGTCGGATCGCGTCGACGGCGGCGCGCAGGTCGCCGCGGACCAAGGTGAGGTCGGAGGCCTCGATGGCGACGTCGGTGCCGGTGCCCATGGCGATGCCCAGGTCGGAGGTCGCCAGTGCGGCGGCGTCGTTGACGCCGTCCCCGACCATGGCGACGGTGCGGCCCTGGCGTTGCAGGCGCTCGACGACGGCGACCTTGTCGGCCGGAAGGACCTCGGCGATGACCTCGTCGATGCCTACCTCGGCGGCGACCGCGCGGGCGGCTCGTTCGTTGTCGCCGGTGAGCAGCACCGGCCTCAGTCCGAGCTCCTTGAGCTCGGCCACGGCCTGGGCGCTGGTGGGCTTGATGGCGTCGGAGACGACTAGCACGCCGCGGGTTTCGCCGTCCCAGCTGGCGGCGATCACGGTCCGTCCTTCCTGCTCGGCTGCATCGACGACCTGTGCCAGGCGCGGGCCGAGGGGCTGGCTCCACTCCTGGGCGAGCCAGCCGGGCCGGCCCGCCACGACCGCGTGGCCGTCGACCACTCCGGCGACGCCGAGGCCCTGGGTCGAGGTGAATCCCTCGACGTCGGGCAGCCGCTCCTCGAGGCGTTGGCTGGCGCCGGTGGCGATGGCTTGACCGATCGGGTGTTCCGAGGCGTTCTCCAGCGCCCCGACCAGCCGGAGCAGTTCGTCGCCGTCGACGTCGTCGGCGGGCACGGCCTGAACGAGTTCCATCCGTCCGGTGGTCACGGTGCCGGTCTTGTCCAGGACGATGGTGTCGACCACCCGGGTGGATTCGAGCACCTCGGGGCCCTTGATGAGCACGCCGAGCTGGGCGCCGCGGCCGGTGCCGACGAGGAGGGCGGTGGGTGTGGCCAGCCCGAGGGCGCAGGGGCAGGCGATGATCAGGACCGCCACTGCGGCGGTGAACGCTGCGGTGACGCTGTGGCCGGTCAGCAGCCAACCGGCGAGGGTGGCCAGGGAGAGGGCGATCACGATGGGAACGAAGACTGCCGAGACCCGGTCTGCGAGGCGCTGGACTTCGGCCTTGCCGTTCTGGGCGTCCTCGACCAGCCGTGCCATCTGGGCCAGCTGGGTGTCGGCTCCGACGCGGGTGGCCCGGACCAGCAGGCGGCCGCCGGCGTTCACGGTCGCGCCCACGACGACGTCACCAGGGCCCACCTCGACGGGGACTGGTTCCCCGGTGAGCATGGAGGCGTCGACCGCCGAGGTGCCGTCCTCGACGACACCGTCGGTGGCGACCTTCTCGCCGGGGCGCACGAGGAACCGGTCCTCGACCGCGAGCTGGCTCACCGGCACACGCACTTCTGCGCCGTCGCGGAGTACGGCGACGTCCTTGGCGCCCATGTCCAGCAGGGCGCGCAGCGCCGCCCCGGACTGGCGCTTGGCACGGGCCTCGAAGTAGCGGCCGGCGATGATGAAGGTGGTGACCGCGGCCGCGACCTCGAGGTAGATGTGGACATCCGCCTCGCCGTCGGGGAAGAGGTCGAACGGCATCCGCATCCCGGTCATCCCGGCGTGGGTGAACAGCAGTGCCCACAGGGACCAGAGCCAAGCGGCGGTGACTCCGACGGAGATCAGGGTGTCCATGGTCGCAGCGCCGTGCCGGGCGTTGGTCACCGCGGCGCGGTGGAAGGGCCAGGCGCCCCAGACCACGACGGGCGAGGCCAGGGTCAGGGAGATCCACTGCCAGTTGTCGAACTGCAGCGCAGGGATCATCGACAGGGCCAGGACCGGAGCCGTGAGCACGGCAGAGACGACCAGGCGCTGCCGCCAGCTCGCGGCCTCGCGGTCACGGTCGTCCGGCTCGGGCTCGGCCGTGGTGGGTTCATCGCCGGTCACCGGGGCGGGCACGGCGGCGGTGTAGCCGGTGGCTTCGACCACGGTGACGAGGTCGGCGGGGGTGAGGGTCGTCGGGTAGCTGACCTTGGCCTTCTCGGTGGCGTAGTTGACCGTGGCGGAAACGCCGTCGAGCTTGTTCAGCTTCTTCTCGATCCGGGCGGCGCAGGAGGCACAGGTCATCCCACCG harbors:
- a CDS encoding heavy metal translocating P-type ATPase, encoding MTLQANTPGALNDVELAIGGMTCASCAARIEKKLNKLDGVSATVNYATEKAKVSYPTTLTPADLVTVVEATGYTAAVPAPVTGDEPTTAEPEPDDRDREAASWRQRLVVSAVLTAPVLALSMIPALQFDNWQWISLTLASPVVVWGAWPFHRAAVTNARHGAATMDTLISVGVTAAWLWSLWALLFTHAGMTGMRMPFDLFPDGEADVHIYLEVAAAVTTFIIAGRYFEARAKRQSGAALRALLDMGAKDVAVLRDGAEVRVPVSQLAVEDRFLVRPGEKVATDGVVEDGTSAVDASMLTGEPVPVEVGPGDVVVGATVNAGGRLLVRATRVGADTQLAQMARLVEDAQNGKAEVQRLADRVSAVFVPIVIALSLATLAGWLLTGHSVTAAFTAAVAVLIIACPCALGLATPTALLVGTGRGAQLGVLIKGPEVLESTRVVDTIVLDKTGTVTTGRMELVQAVPADDVDGDELLRLVGALENASEHPIGQAIATGASQRLEERLPDVEGFTSTQGLGVAGVVDGHAVVAGRPGWLAQEWSQPLGPRLAQVVDAAEQEGRTVIAASWDGETRGVLVVSDAIKPTSAQAVAELKELGLRPVLLTGDNERAARAVAAEVGIDEVIAEVLPADKVAVVERLQRQGRTVAMVGDGVNDAAALATSDLGIAMGTGTDVAIEASDLTLVRGDLRAAVDAIRLSRRTLRTIKGNLFWAFAYNVAALPLAALGLLNPLIAGAAMAFSSVFVVSNSLRLRRFQAVSTQSTETPHLDHDSAKNNLPKVEAGR